The Deltaproteobacteria bacterium genome includes a region encoding these proteins:
- a CDS encoding ABC transporter permease translates to MIDLPSTFKISLRALRTNKMRSALTMLGIIIGVGAVITMLAVGTGASSKISEQISTMGSNLLIIFPGSVTAGGLRMGSGSQSTLTWDDAEAIKRECPAVEESVPTLNGAAQIVYGNQNWSTGAAGVTPGILLVRDWQLAEGRIFTDQEVKSAAKVCVLGQTVVTNLFGDMDPLGQVIRIKKLPFTVIGVLNAKGQSIVGQDQDDTVLIPVSTAQRKIFRTGGIPDMVRSITVKTRSAEDLAPAEAQITDLLRQKHHAGSKQELDFTVRNLTQMMMVAEQSTQIMTLLLGAIASVSMLVGGIGIMNIMLVSVTERTREIGIRMAVGAGTWDIRLQFIIEALTLSLMGGLAGIIIGLCAAAAVSAFAGWPTIVSTYSVIFSFGFSGLIGIFFGFYPAYKASLLNPIDALRYE, encoded by the coding sequence ATGATTGATCTTCCCTCCACATTCAAAATCTCCCTGCGGGCGCTCCGGACCAACAAAATGCGCTCCGCCCTTACCATGCTGGGTATCATCATCGGCGTCGGCGCTGTCATCACCATGCTGGCGGTGGGCACCGGCGCGAGCAGCAAGATATCGGAGCAGATATCCACCATGGGCAGCAACCTGCTGATCATCTTCCCCGGCAGTGTTACAGCCGGCGGTCTGCGCATGGGCAGCGGTTCCCAATCCACCTTGACCTGGGATGATGCCGAGGCCATTAAACGGGAATGTCCGGCGGTTGAAGAGTCGGTTCCTACCCTGAACGGTGCAGCCCAGATTGTCTATGGAAATCAGAACTGGTCAACCGGCGCCGCCGGTGTAACTCCCGGCATCCTGCTGGTCAGGGATTGGCAGTTGGCAGAAGGTAGAATATTTACCGACCAGGAGGTAAAGAGCGCCGCCAAAGTTTGCGTGCTGGGACAAACTGTCGTGACTAATCTCTTCGGCGACATGGACCCTCTGGGGCAGGTGATCCGGATCAAGAAGCTCCCCTTTACCGTAATCGGAGTGCTGAATGCTAAAGGCCAGTCTATCGTCGGACAAGATCAGGATGACACGGTATTGATACCCGTTTCCACAGCCCAGAGAAAAATATTTCGCACTGGCGGCATTCCCGATATGGTCAGGTCTATTACCGTGAAAACAAGGAGCGCCGAAGATCTGGCGCCGGCGGAGGCACAAATCACTGATTTATTGAGACAGAAACATCATGCGGGGTCGAAACAGGAACTTGATTTCACCGTTCGCAACCTCACCCAGATGATGATGGTAGCAGAGCAATCCACCCAGATCATGACGTTGCTTTTAGGGGCGATCGCTTCGGTATCCATGCTCGTCGGGGGGATCGGGATCATGAATATCATGCTGGTTTCGGTAACCGAGCGGACCAGGGAAATAGGTATCAGGATGGCCGTAGGCGCCGGGACCTGGGATATCCGTCTCCAATTTATTATCGAGGCCTTGACCCTGTCCCTGATGGGAGGGTTGGCCGGGATCATCATCGGGCTTTGCGCTGCTGCGGCAGTATCTGCTTTTGCCGGGTGGCCGACCATCGTTTCAACTTATTCCGTCATTTTTTCCTTCGGCTTTTCCGGTTTAATAGGCATCTTTTTTGGTTTCTATCCGGCCTATAAAGCATCTCTGCTAAACCCCATTGACGCCTTGAGATATGAGTAA
- a CDS encoding TetR/AcrR family transcriptional regulator: MDKSERKEREFNLRREEILKQAEEVFAVKGYFKATVMEIAEASGFAVGTIYQYFGSKEELFSSLVTEKLEILYGGIRSAVAGKENALEKIRALVAANFLFVENNVSFCNIFIRRGSAALAEGAADLREKMIADYLEHVDFMAAVIAEGVTAGTLRKQDPRLMAFILAGMINSFVLSWMQTRERGSLCELTETLLAIFFEGVKASAA; the protein is encoded by the coding sequence ATGGACAAGTCGGAGCGCAAAGAGAGAGAATTTAATCTGCGTCGCGAGGAGATACTAAAACAGGCCGAAGAGGTCTTTGCCGTCAAGGGTTATTTCAAGGCAACCGTGATGGAAATTGCCGAGGCTTCAGGGTTTGCCGTCGGGACAATTTATCAGTATTTTGGCAGCAAGGAAGAACTGTTTTCTTCCCTGGTAACGGAAAAACTGGAGATATTGTATGGTGGAATCAGAAGCGCTGTCGCCGGCAAGGAAAATGCCTTAGAAAAGATCAGGGCGCTCGTCGCCGCTAATTTCCTTTTTGTGGAAAATAATGTCAGTTTTTGCAATATCTTTATCCGGAGAGGCAGCGCCGCCTTGGCGGAGGGCGCTGCCGACTTGCGGGAAAAAATGATCGCCGATTATCTGGAACATGTGGATTTCATGGCCGCCGTCATTGCGGAAGGGGTAACCGCCGGAACTTTAAGGAAGCAGGACCCGCGTCTGATGGCTTTTATCCTGGCCGGCATGATTAACTCGTTTGTCTTGTCCTGGATGCAAACCCGGGAACGAGGTTCTCTTTGCGAGTTGACCGAAACTTTGCTCGCTATTTTTTTTGAAGGGGTAAAAGCAAGTGCCGCGTAA
- a CDS encoding efflux RND transporter periplasmic adaptor subunit: MRRNAWRLTGCVAWLGCSLLLVSGCGQKETKQVKERIANVRVQPAEKRPLRPFVDAIGTLKAYDEVVVSAEVDGIISNIKVDEGSNVVRGAMLATIADTDYDLEVKRSEAAVKQAEASFENIKLEYQRKQSLYKEELLTQQQFEDVTTRLSLAESQCDSAKAGLALARAKLAKTKVASPLAGIVKEKKVSSGDYVKSGTPLFTIIHTDTLKLDFTVTEQDAAKIKVGQDVGFQVDSAPGKEYRGRVSTIYPHLDEKTRTLMVEALIPNGDHSLKPGLFARVTLYLGLARDTIVLPVNAILYDESKTMIFVVEGNLARGREVKIGAKYGDMQEILAGLKEKETVVIVGQNNLAEGVKVNVAR, encoded by the coding sequence ATGAGGAGAAATGCTTGGCGCTTAACCGGCTGCGTTGCCTGGCTCGGATGTTCTTTGCTGCTCGTAAGCGGCTGCGGTCAAAAAGAGACCAAACAGGTCAAAGAACGTATTGCCAACGTGCGTGTGCAACCGGCGGAAAAAAGACCGCTGCGGCCCTTCGTGGATGCTATCGGTACCTTGAAGGCTTATGACGAGGTGGTGGTAAGCGCCGAGGTGGACGGAATCATCAGTAACATCAAGGTAGATGAGGGCAGCAACGTAGTCCGCGGGGCCATGCTGGCTACTATTGCCGATACTGATTACGATCTGGAGGTAAAAAGAAGTGAAGCCGCCGTAAAGCAGGCCGAAGCCAGCTTCGAAAATATCAAGCTCGAATATCAGCGCAAGCAATCTCTGTATAAAGAAGAACTGCTTACGCAGCAACAGTTTGAAGACGTGACTACCAGGCTCTCTCTTGCCGAGTCGCAGTGTGACAGCGCGAAGGCCGGTCTGGCCCTGGCCAGGGCAAAACTGGCTAAAACGAAGGTTGCTTCGCCTCTGGCTGGGATCGTCAAGGAGAAAAAGGTTTCGTCCGGCGACTACGTCAAGAGCGGGACACCGCTTTTTACTATAATTCACACGGATACGCTGAAGCTTGATTTTACCGTAACGGAGCAGGATGCCGCCAAAATAAAGGTCGGCCAGGACGTGGGTTTTCAGGTGGATTCTGCGCCGGGCAAAGAATACCGGGGACGGGTAAGCACCATCTATCCCCATCTCGATGAAAAGACGCGCACGCTCATGGTAGAGGCCTTGATTCCCAATGGCGACCATTCCCTGAAGCCGGGTTTATTCGCCCGCGTAACGCTCTATTTAGGGCTGGCACGGGATACAATCGTTCTCCCCGTTAATGCGATTTTATACGACGAATCAAAGACAATGATTTTTGTCGTGGAAGGAAACCTGGCGCGGGGCAGGGAGGTAAAGATCGGGGCCAAGTACGGTGACATGCAGGAGATTCTGGCAGGCCTGAAGGAGAAGGAAACAGTCGTTATCGTGGGTCAGAATAACCTGGCAGAAGGGGTGAAAGTCAATGTGGCTCGCTGA
- a CDS encoding TolC family protein translates to MKKIIYLWAGILLLHLLAMPSLLCGADYTLADLYRIALQGAEKIKVSEENVNIAKLELKKARGALVPNLSAYGSYTQYTELKTGDTGNVIQPNQAGAWGLQLAQSYSLSGRDFTVLDIAGKTLDRSRFDLVSFQQDYLLNVSASFYDLLKAQQALEIANANLDRLTKYRDAANTRLRVGEVTKTALLRAEGELSGARSDKIKAANSLAAAKVILARLVGIEGPYDIKETPEVDDSPGSLTDLESRAMARRQDLKSLEAQKEIAQKQLTYAKGAYWPSLSLGAAYAKVDQYPQTTSLNRESIYGNVALNFTFYDGGERNADIMQAATRLRQAELLYRDAVNSAMLQVRNSFLDFTTQQGIIKFLQDQLTYALDNFNAVSKQYEFGLANSLDVIDANNLLLTSQRQLADALNNSRFSRLNLQRATGALLGETDADKQ, encoded by the coding sequence ATGAAGAAAATCATTTATTTATGGGCAGGAATATTGCTCCTGCACTTGCTGGCCATGCCGTCTTTACTTTGCGGCGCTGATTATACCCTCGCTGATTTATACCGGATAGCTCTTCAAGGCGCTGAAAAGATTAAGGTATCGGAAGAAAATGTCAATATTGCCAAGCTGGAATTAAAAAAGGCGCGGGGCGCCTTGGTCCCCAATCTTTCCGCCTATGGGTCTTATACGCAATATACGGAATTGAAAACAGGTGATACGGGCAATGTGATCCAGCCTAATCAAGCCGGAGCATGGGGGTTGCAGCTTGCCCAATCCTATTCGCTGAGCGGCCGGGACTTTACGGTGCTGGATATTGCCGGCAAGACATTGGACAGGAGCCGCTTCGATCTGGTTTCGTTTCAACAGGACTATTTGCTTAATGTTTCCGCTTCTTTCTATGATCTCCTGAAAGCGCAGCAGGCCCTCGAGATTGCCAATGCCAATCTGGACCGGCTGACTAAGTACCGCGATGCCGCCAATACGAGATTACGGGTCGGGGAAGTCACCAAGACGGCGCTGCTGCGAGCCGAGGGGGAACTGTCGGGCGCCCGGTCGGACAAGATAAAAGCAGCCAATTCACTCGCGGCGGCTAAGGTTATCCTGGCCCGGCTGGTGGGTATCGAAGGGCCGTACGATATCAAAGAGACCCCCGAGGTAGATGATAGCCCCGGCTCACTGACAGACCTGGAGAGTCGCGCCATGGCCCGGCGACAGGATCTTAAATCCTTGGAAGCGCAGAAGGAAATTGCGCAAAAACAGTTGACCTATGCCAAAGGGGCATACTGGCCGAGTCTCTCCTTGGGCGCCGCCTACGCCAAGGTGGATCAATATCCGCAAACTACCAGCTTGAACCGTGAGAGCATTTACGGGAATGTCGCCTTGAATTTTACCTTCTATGATGGTGGAGAAAGAAATGCCGACATTATGCAGGCCGCAACCAGACTGCGTCAGGCAGAACTGCTTTACCGCGATGCAGTCAATAGTGCTATGCTGCAAGTGCGTAATTCATTTCTCGATTTTACCACCCAGCAGGGCATCATCAAGTTTCTGCAAGATCAACTGACTTACGCCCTCGATAACTTTAACGCGGTGTCAAAACAATATGAATTTGGTCTCGCGAACAGTCTTGATGTTATTGACGCGAATAATCTGCTCCTGACGTCTCAGCGTCAGCTTGCCGATGCCCTGAACAACAGCCGGTTTTCCCGGCTGAATTTGCAGAGAGCAACGGGCGCCCTGCTGGGAGAGACGGATGCTGATAAACAATAA